One Amblyomma americanum isolate KBUSLIRL-KWMA chromosome 8, ASM5285725v1, whole genome shotgun sequence DNA window includes the following coding sequences:
- the LOC144100408 gene encoding uncharacterized protein LOC144100408 codes for MQFLLQEKTACSPIASVHHLFQCLVFEDVIHETEMTWKGLKFSEHLVNCGRVSLHIYHDCGGTFPEPMRMVPYIKAFCRLNHGEEAIYQGKVHGTKPVHVVAPRLVDDLPIDEYPTDGPFEISVELREDHYYFMTNMPNWFMLHFSSPLCGESYPPLFSSNYDVNFLIIRQIMSPPKNPSENEEQ; via the exons ATGCAATTTCTTCTTCAAGAGAAGACCGCATGCTCACCTATTGCTTCTGTGCATCACCTTTTCCAGTGCCTAGTTTTCGAGGACGTAATTCATGAAACAGAAATGACATGGAAAG GTCTAAAGTTTTCAGAACACTTAGTAAACTGCGGCCGCGTCTCGCTGCATATATATCACGACTGCGGCGGGACATTCCCTGAACCCATGCGTATG GTGCCATACATCAAAGCCTTCTGTCGCTTGAACCACGGAGAAGAAGCAATCTACCAAGGGAAGGTTCATGGCACTAAACC CGTCCATGTAGTGGCTCCACGCTTGGTCGACGATCTTCCGATTGACGAATATCCCACCGATGGCCCATTTGAAATATCCGTTGAGCTGCGTGAAGACCATTACTATTTCATGACTAACATGCCAAATTGGTTCATGCTGCACTTTTCCAGCCCCCTCTGCGGAGAATCCTATCCACCTTTGTTCTCTTCAAACTACGATGTCAACTTCCTCATTATT cgGCAAATCATGAGTCCACCAAAAAATCCATCGGAGAATGAAGAGCAATAA